One genomic window of Stigmatella ashevillena includes the following:
- a CDS encoding FHA domain-containing protein, whose translation MAGASRGQRYKLPASNCVVGRSRGAILLPEDHFVSALHATFLVKEGALFVRDETSASGVYVTIPGTEAITPRTLFSAGLRLFRFSGRIEVPVNLPGQPIIYGAPMPLGQALYAVEEILVGGRAGRAVVSAAALLTIGQAHCDLSYPQDEGLAGRHCELSPTPTGAMLRDLSGGLGTYIRIPAGIERPLRQGDRVRIGQHLLQVEALG comes from the coding sequence GTGGCGGGCGCGAGCCGGGGACAGCGCTACAAGCTTCCCGCGAGCAACTGTGTGGTGGGCCGCAGCCGGGGCGCCATCCTCCTGCCGGAGGACCACTTCGTCTCCGCGCTCCATGCGACCTTCCTCGTGAAGGAAGGCGCGCTCTTCGTCCGCGACGAGACGAGTGCCTCGGGCGTCTATGTCACCATCCCGGGGACAGAAGCCATCACGCCCCGCACCCTCTTCAGCGCGGGCTTGAGGCTCTTCCGCTTCAGCGGGCGCATCGAGGTGCCGGTGAACCTGCCCGGGCAGCCCATCATCTATGGCGCCCCCATGCCGCTCGGCCAGGCGCTCTACGCGGTCGAGGAGATCCTGGTCGGCGGGCGCGCGGGCCGTGCGGTGGTGTCCGCCGCGGCGCTGCTCACCATCGGGCAAGCCCACTGCGATCTCAGCTACCCCCAAGATGAGGGGCTCGCGGGCCGCCACTGCGAGCTCAGTCCGACCCCCACGGGTGCCATGTTGAGGGATCTCTCGGGCGGGCTGGGCACGTACATCCGCATCCCCGCTGGCATCGAACGGCCCTTGCGCCAAGGAGACCGCGTCCGCATCGGACAGCACCTGTTGCAGGTGGAGGCGCTCGGCTGA